A single Desulfovibrio piger DNA region contains:
- a CDS encoding tripartite tricarboxylate transporter TctB family protein: protein MKFFDPGRFLIGGIFLAFGLFMLHQTVIFECSFTPEPFSLHPMDFPRAVLVLWCLLAVIYIVAPREPVVFIPLKHVVPQLLKTVLAIIFFILTLRHVGFVLSGILMLLMIFYALDYRSFRKGIPIAAFSIVLIWAIFVHLLQIPLPHFALM, encoded by the coding sequence ATGAAGTTTTTCGATCCCGGACGATTTCTGATTGGAGGCATCTTTCTCGCTTTTGGCCTATTCATGCTGCATCAGACCGTCATCTTTGAATGCTCATTTACGCCAGAACCGTTCAGCCTGCATCCCATGGATTTTCCCAGGGCAGTGCTTGTCCTCTGGTGTCTGCTTGCCGTCATCTATATCGTCGCTCCACGCGAACCCGTCGTCTTCATCCCTCTGAAGCATGTTGTCCCGCAACTGCTCAAGACGGTTCTGGCCATCATCTTCTTCATTCTCACCCTTCGCCATGTCGGTTTCGTTCTTTCCGGAATCCTCATGCTGCTCATGATCTTCTATGCGCTGGACTACCGAAGCTTCCGAAAGGGAATCCCCATTGCGGCATTTTCCATCGTACTGATCTGGGCCATTTTTGTGCATCTTCTTCAAATACCTCTGCCGCACTTTGCCCTGATGTAA
- a CDS encoding tripartite tricarboxylate transporter permease: MDVVQLTLEACALVFTPLPLILLFCGVLFGTLLGALPGLGSILALTVCLPFTLMLDHIPAFALMLGTYVGSLYGGSIASILINVPGTPQAAATNLDGYPMALAGKAAEALGWVTVSAVAGGIFSCFVLAAAAGPLAHLSNKYAGPLEICALIAMGLACITTLSEGNLIKGLFSGLFGVLLSTVGMDPISSELRFTFGFMSVASGIDMLPFIIGLFPLSEVFHRIYEIYTLPDYVIIQCHKIRFPSLREWFARKWVTLRSAVIGTFIGILPGTGASPAAFISYSMAREASSHPEDFGKGSVEGVIAPEASHNAVTGGAMVPTLALGIPGDAETTLILATLTIHQITPGVRLMLDNPVMVHSIFFLLLIAYIMLTVAAIIMVRSFGRLIRLPNAVLLGLIIVFSMLGAFIARNNYFDLLIALAVGLVAFGFRLGNFPLAPALVSFILAPQFEYRYSQVAIYRADTPWPVYLADHPLACIFLVVVLFLLIRPVVKSVRKWREVLSHHNAP; this comes from the coding sequence ATGGATGTCGTTCAATTGACGCTTGAGGCCTGCGCTCTTGTCTTTACGCCCCTGCCGCTCATCCTGCTGTTTTGTGGCGTCCTGTTCGGTACGCTTCTGGGGGCCCTGCCGGGGCTCGGTTCCATCCTGGCGCTGACAGTCTGTCTTCCGTTCACGCTCATGCTGGATCACATCCCTGCTTTTGCCCTGATGCTCGGAACCTATGTGGGCTCGCTCTACGGCGGCAGCATCGCTTCCATCCTTATCAATGTTCCCGGGACACCGCAGGCGGCGGCTACCAATCTGGACGGCTATCCCATGGCGCTTGCGGGCAAGGCCGCTGAAGCGCTGGGCTGGGTGACGGTATCTGCTGTGGCAGGGGGTATTTTTTCCTGTTTTGTGCTGGCTGCGGCTGCCGGCCCCCTGGCGCATCTTTCCAACAAGTATGCCGGACCTCTGGAAATCTGCGCACTGATTGCCATGGGGCTGGCATGTATCACCACCCTTTCCGAGGGGAACCTGATCAAGGGCCTGTTTTCCGGCTTATTCGGTGTGCTGCTCTCCACTGTGGGCATGGACCCCATCTCATCGGAACTTCGCTTCACCTTTGGCTTCATGAGCGTTGCCTCCGGGATCGACATGCTGCCTTTTATCATAGGGTTGTTCCCGCTCTCCGAAGTTTTCCACCGTATCTATGAGATATATACCCTGCCCGATTATGTGATTATCCAGTGCCACAAGATCCGTTTTCCCTCGCTGCGGGAATGGTTCGCCAGGAAATGGGTTACCCTGCGTTCCGCAGTCATTGGGACTTTCATCGGCATCCTGCCCGGCACCGGCGCATCGCCGGCGGCGTTCATCAGCTACTCCATGGCCCGCGAGGCATCATCCCATCCTGAAGATTTCGGCAAGGGGTCTGTGGAAGGGGTCATCGCCCCTGAAGCCAGCCATAATGCCGTGACCGGCGGCGCCATGGTACCGACTCTTGCGCTGGGCATTCCCGGTGACGCTGAAACAACGCTCATTCTTGCCACCCTGACCATCCACCAGATCACACCTGGCGTCCGCCTCATGCTGGACAACCCCGTCATGGTGCACAGCATTTTTTTCCTGCTTCTGATTGCCTACATAATGCTGACGGTAGCAGCCATCATCATGGTGCGCAGCTTTGGACGGCTCATTCGGCTGCCCAATGCTGTATTGCTGGGATTGATCATCGTCTTTTCCATGCTGGGAGCCTTTATCGCACGCAACAATTATTTCGACCTGCTCATAGCACTTGCCGTGGGCCTTGTGGCATTTGGTTTCCGTCTGGGCAATTTCCCCCTGGCTCCCGCCCTGGTAAGTTTCATCCTCGCGCCACAATTTGAATACCGTTATTCACAGGTCGCCATTTACCGTGCGGATACCCCCTGGCCGGTCTATCTTGCGGACCACCCTCTGGCCTGCATCTTTCTGGTCGTCGTCCTCTTCCTGCTGATCCGCCCTGTCGTGAAGAGCGTCAGAAAGTGGAGAGAGGTCCTTTCTCATCATAACGCTCCGTAA